The DNA window CGAGACCTGCAGCCGCGTGGCAACCGAGGCCACGAGCTGGTCGATGCGCTCGACGGTCTCGCCGATCGTGAGCTCTTCCACGAGCGCGGGGCCGGCCAGAGGGGCGAGCAGGCTTCCGAGCAGGACCGCGTGGCTCAACGGTTCGTGCCCGTCGGTGCGGGCCTGCACGACCAGGCGGTCCACCGCCTCCAGGCAGAAGGGCACCATGGAGCCGGCAGCCGCGCGGGGACCGAGGCGAGCCAGCCCGATGGCCTCCATGAGGCTCTCGGCCTCGGCCCTCTCGTCGAAGGGGGCATCCTCCGGCGCGCCCTCGGCGAGCGGGGCAGGCGGTTCGGGGAGCTCGTCTCCGGCACCGTTCGCTTCGCTGGCGAAGGCGAGCTCGTCGGCGCCGTCGGCCACCAGCTCCAGGCGCCGCCTTCGGGTGGGCCGGATGGCCGCCACGACCTGACGTGCGGTCGGAGAATCCGGAGGGGCGAGCGTCGCGGCCACCTCGGGGAAGAGCACGGCGAGCACCCCCGTGCGATGCATGAGCGCGAAGGCGGGCGCGGCCGAGCCGCTGCCCAGGATGCGGTAGATCTCCTCGAGCACCCGCGCCACCGAGCAGCGCGCGATGAGCCCTCGCTGTTCGATCATGGCCGCTTCGGTTTCGGTCTCGATGCGGAGCTCCAGGCGAGCGGCGAACTTCACCGCGCGCAAGATCCGGACGGGATCCTCGCGGAAGCGCCGCTGCGGATCCCCGATGGTCCGCACGAGGCCGGCGCGCACGTCGGCCATCCCGCCGACGGTATCCAGCACCTGGCCGCTCGCCAGGTCGAAGAAGAGCCCGTTGATCGTGAAGTCCCGTCGGCGCGCATCCTCCTCGGCGGTCCCGAAGACGTTGTCCTGCCAGATCATCGGATCCTCGCCGTTCGCGTCGGCGTCGGCCCCCGGGTCCGCGCGGAAGGTCGAGGTCTCGATGATCTTGGGGCCGAAGAAGATGTGCGCCAGGCGAAAGCGGCGGCCGATGATGCGGCAGTTGCGGAAGAGCTTGCGGATCTCCGGCGGCGTGGCGTTCGTGGCCACGTCGAAGTCCTTCGGCGTCCGGCCGAGGAGCAGGTCGCGCACGCAGCCCCCCACGAGATAGGCCTGGTACTCGTTCCGCGTCAGGCGGCGGATGACCTTGACCGCATCGGGGTCGATCCGCTCGAGGGTGATGGGGGAAAGCCGGTCTGTCACACGGTCGTCCGAGAGGCGAGGGAAAGGGACGAACTACGCTTTTCTCGCTGGTATCACATCCCTCGCGGCGTGCCAAGCATCGCGGCGCGTGGTGTCGCCCGACGCCGAGGCGGGGCGCGCGTCGTCATTCCTCGTCCGCCGAGCCGGCGAAGAGAGACCCCTGTTCCGCGGGCGGGGTCGGCCCCTCCGCGGGGACGATGGGACACCGCGCGGCGGGGAGGCCGGGGTTCTGGCAGCGGCAGGCCGAGAGGCGGATCCCCTGCTCGCGGCCGATGCGCTGCACGCGGCGCAGCAGCCCGTGGAGCTGGCGTTGCGGCAGGTGGTCGAAGGGGCTCGGGCGGTCGGATCCTTGCGACGGAAACGCGCCGAGGAGCAGCCGGAGGGCCTCCGGGGGCGCCTCGCGGCGGA is part of the Deltaproteobacteria bacterium genome and encodes:
- the pcnB gene encoding polynucleotide adenylyltransferase PcnB → MTDRLSPITLERIDPDAVKVIRRLTRNEYQAYLVGGCVRDLLLGRTPKDFDVATNATPPEIRKLFRNCRIIGRRFRLAHIFFGPKIIETSTFRADPGADADANGEDPMIWQDNVFGTAEEDARRRDFTINGLFFDLASGQVLDTVGGMADVRAGLVRTIGDPQRRFREDPVRILRAVKFAARLELRIETETEAAMIEQRGLIARCSVARVLEEIYRILGSGSAAPAFALMHRTGVLAVLFPEVAATLAPPDSPTARQVVAAIRPTRRRRLELVADGADELAFASEANGAGDELPEPPAPLAEGAPEDAPFDERAEAESLMEAIGLARLGPRAAAGSMVPFCLEAVDRLVVQARTDGHEPLSHAVLLGSLLAPLAGPALVEELTIGETVERIDQLVASVATRLQVSRRDRERLRHILVAQRRLAQARPRQAIRDRDYFAEAMQLLELRDAVTGEFASAIEQWNTLEQKHRRGGRKRRRRRGAAAATEAHELLVEALEDELPEEVP